In the Mycolicibacterium thermoresistibile genome, one interval contains:
- a CDS encoding FAD-dependent oxidoreductase — translation MTEHTTCVVVGGGPAGMVLGLLLARAGVAVTVLEKHGDFLRDFRGDTVHPSTIRLLEELGLGERFAALPQSRVEQAVFPVHGRPLPVVDFGRLKQPHPYIALVPQWDLLNLLADAGRAEPTFTLRMRTEVTGLLRDRDRVTGVRYTGPDGDGELRADLTVGCDGRKSVVRAGAGLRTRDFPVPFDVWWFRLPRQSSAGYSLVPRTAPGRAMIMIPREGYFQIAYLIPKGQDAALRARGLDAFRREVAALAPESTVDGLTSWDDVKLLDVRMDRLRRWHTAGLLCIGDAAHAMSPAGGVGINLAVQDAVAAATILAEPLRRGRVTAGGLAAVRRRRLPATALTQALQRVLHRRLLAPILSGAEVQPPAPLLGAVARWPWLSVVPARLVGVGIRPEHAPAFARR, via the coding sequence ATGACCGAGCACACCACCTGCGTCGTGGTCGGTGGCGGTCCTGCCGGAATGGTGCTGGGCCTGCTGCTGGCGCGGGCCGGCGTGGCGGTCACCGTGCTGGAGAAGCACGGTGATTTCCTGCGCGACTTCCGGGGCGACACCGTGCATCCCAGCACCATCCGGCTGCTCGAGGAGCTCGGGCTGGGTGAGCGGTTCGCCGCCCTGCCGCAGAGCAGGGTCGAGCAGGCGGTGTTCCCGGTCCACGGCCGGCCGTTGCCTGTGGTCGATTTCGGTCGGCTCAAGCAGCCGCACCCGTACATCGCGCTGGTGCCGCAGTGGGATCTGCTGAACCTGCTCGCCGACGCGGGCCGGGCCGAGCCGACGTTCACGCTGCGGATGCGCACCGAGGTGACCGGTTTGCTGCGCGACCGCGACCGGGTGACCGGTGTGCGCTACACCGGGCCGGACGGTGACGGTGAGTTGCGGGCCGACCTCACGGTCGGCTGCGACGGCAGGAAATCGGTGGTCCGCGCTGGCGCCGGCCTGCGGACCCGCGACTTCCCGGTGCCGTTCGACGTGTGGTGGTTCCGGCTGCCGCGGCAGAGTTCGGCCGGGTATTCGCTGGTGCCGCGCACCGCGCCGGGCCGGGCGATGATCATGATCCCGCGCGAGGGCTACTTCCAGATCGCCTATCTGATCCCGAAGGGCCAGGATGCGGCGCTGCGGGCCCGCGGGTTGGACGCGTTTCGCCGGGAGGTCGCCGCGCTGGCGCCGGAATCCACCGTCGACGGACTGACCTCCTGGGATGACGTGAAACTGCTCGACGTCCGGATGGATCGGCTGCGGCGCTGGCACACCGCCGGACTGCTGTGCATCGGCGATGCCGCACATGCGATGTCACCGGCGGGCGGGGTGGGGATCAACCTCGCCGTGCAGGACGCGGTCGCGGCCGCCACCATACTGGCCGAACCGTTGCGGCGCGGCCGGGTCACCGCCGGTGGGCTGGCCGCGGTGCGCCGCCGGCGGCTACCCGCGACGGCGCTCACCCAGGCGCTGCAGCGGGTACTGCACCGCCGCCTGCTGGCCCCGATCCTGTCCGGCGCGGAAGTCCAGCCACCGGCGCCGCTGCTCGGGGCGGTGGCCCGGTGGCCGTGGCTGTCGGTGGTGCCGGCCCGCCTGGTCGGGGTCGGCATCCGGCCGGAACACGCCCCGGCGTTCGCCCGGCGCTGA
- a CDS encoding M15 family metallopeptidase, which translates to MTDLVRKLSTVSTAAAATLLTGLFALLGAGAAPVAAQPWSPDPGGAADGALPPGVTLSPYDLAHPAVGGLDPALRQAVQEAARAAAADGIELRITSGWRSPELQQRMFDDAVYSHGSVDAARRWVATPAVSRHVTGRAVDIGPGAAAEWLNRHGARFGLCRTYANEMWHYELTADASGVCPPLLPDASVDVPPADTQPVPGPIAWPADG; encoded by the coding sequence ATGACCGATCTGGTCAGGAAGCTGTCGACGGTGTCGACCGCCGCGGCGGCGACACTGCTGACGGGCCTGTTCGCCCTGCTCGGGGCAGGCGCCGCACCGGTCGCGGCGCAGCCGTGGTCCCCGGATCCGGGCGGCGCGGCCGACGGCGCTCTACCTCCCGGGGTGACCCTGAGTCCGTACGACCTCGCCCACCCCGCCGTCGGCGGGCTCGACCCGGCGCTGCGGCAGGCGGTGCAGGAGGCCGCCCGGGCCGCCGCCGCGGACGGGATCGAGCTGCGGATCACCTCGGGTTGGCGCTCACCCGAGCTGCAGCAGCGGATGTTCGACGACGCGGTTTACAGCCACGGTTCCGTCGACGCGGCCCGCCGGTGGGTGGCGACGCCGGCGGTCTCCCGCCACGTGACCGGCCGCGCCGTCGACATCGGTCCCGGCGCCGCGGCCGAGTGGCTCAACCGGCACGGCGCGCGATTCGGGCTGTGCCGCACCTACGCCAACGAGATGTGGCACTACGAGCTGACCGCCGACGCATCCGGCGTCTGCCCGCCGTTGCTGCCCGACGCGTCCGTCGACGTACCACCGGCCGACACCCAGCCGGTGCCCGGGCCGATCGCCTGGCCGGCCGACGGCTAA
- a CDS encoding sensor domain-containing protein, protein MTKLTRRILGGCAAAVVVLTGAACTHSVEGSAVYAPEVPRDDLPLVKIAELRDLIPTADEARTVVEAPNLIYLLAYTKPDSLPPDMLSEPECASAVIPNDASAYRGSGYAAVYGRLADDLRSHRISTGVAAFAGAQEAHEWVTQQVDRWRDCTDRTLTISLNGQELQWKTSGPTRAEGVHVLLRRQEGTDYACSRGVAARSNVAADVLVCGRNPEAVNPQAGKLANLMLSKIGD, encoded by the coding sequence ATGACCAAGCTGACTCGCCGGATCCTGGGCGGATGTGCCGCCGCGGTGGTCGTGCTCACCGGTGCCGCGTGCACCCATTCCGTCGAAGGTTCGGCGGTCTATGCGCCCGAGGTGCCGCGCGACGATCTCCCGCTGGTCAAGATCGCCGAGCTGCGGGATCTGATCCCCACCGCCGACGAGGCCCGCACCGTGGTCGAGGCGCCGAATCTGATCTATCTGCTGGCCTACACCAAACCGGACTCGCTGCCGCCGGACATGTTGTCCGAACCGGAGTGTGCCAGCGCGGTCATTCCCAACGACGCGTCGGCGTATCGCGGCTCGGGCTATGCGGCCGTCTACGGCCGGCTGGCCGACGATCTGCGCTCGCACCGGATCAGCACCGGGGTGGCGGCGTTCGCCGGCGCGCAGGAGGCGCACGAGTGGGTCACCCAGCAGGTCGACCGGTGGCGGGACTGCACCGACCGGACCCTGACCATCTCCCTGAACGGGCAGGAACTGCAGTGGAAGACCAGCGGTCCGACCCGTGCCGAAGGTGTGCACGTGCTGCTGCGACGGCAGGAGGGCACCGACTACGCGTGTTCCCGCGGGGTCGCCGCGCGCTCCAACGTCGCCGCCGACGTGCTGGTGTGCGGGCGCAACCCCGAGGCGGTGAATCCCCAGGCCGGCAAACTCGCCAACCTCATGCTGTCGAAGATCGGCGACTAA
- the yaaA gene encoding peroxide stress protein YaaA, with the protein MLVLLPPSETKRAGGDGAPLSLESLGFPTLSPLRRALIDELVALAADRPAARRALGISAAKDAEIDRNAELWSSPTLPAVERYTGVLYDALDIGSLRGATAARARSRLAVGSALFGLLRADDPVPAYRLSAGSKLPGSGTLASRWRPLLEPVLAEVAAHQLVIDLRSGAYAGLGRVQDAVRVSVVTDDGAGQRRVVSHFNKAHKGRLARILATSRAEPDDAESVAAIARKSGLKVECHDDGDLTLIVS; encoded by the coding sequence GTGCTTGTCCTGCTGCCACCCTCGGAAACCAAGCGCGCCGGAGGAGACGGCGCGCCGCTGAGCCTGGAGTCGCTGGGCTTTCCCACCCTGTCCCCGCTGCGCCGGGCCCTGATCGACGAACTCGTCGCGCTGGCCGCAGACCGGCCCGCGGCCCGGCGGGCCCTGGGCATCTCGGCCGCCAAGGATGCCGAGATCGACCGCAACGCCGAACTGTGGAGCAGTCCCACGCTGCCCGCCGTCGAGCGGTACACCGGCGTGCTCTACGACGCCCTCGACATCGGGTCGCTGCGGGGCGCGACGGCGGCGCGGGCCCGCAGCCGGCTCGCGGTGGGCTCGGCGTTGTTCGGTCTGCTGCGCGCCGACGACCCGGTGCCGGCGTACCGGCTGTCCGCCGGCTCGAAACTGCCCGGCTCGGGCACGCTGGCGTCGCGCTGGCGCCCGCTGCTGGAGCCGGTCCTCGCCGAGGTCGCAGCCCACCAGCTCGTGATCGACCTGCGTTCGGGCGCCTATGCCGGGCTCGGGCGGGTCCAGGACGCGGTGCGGGTCAGCGTCGTCACCGACGACGGCGCCGGGCAGCGACGCGTCGTCAGCCATTTCAACAAGGCGCACAAGGGCCGGCTGGCCCGCATCCTGGCGACCAGCCGCGCCGAACCCGATGACGCCGAGTCGGTCGCGGCCATCGCGCGAAAGTCCGGTCTCAAGGTGGAGTGCCACGACGACGGCGACCTGACCCTCATCGTCAGCTGA